Proteins from one Syngnathoides biaculeatus isolate LvHL_M chromosome 8, ASM1980259v1, whole genome shotgun sequence genomic window:
- the relt gene encoding tumor necrosis factor receptor superfamily member 19L isoform X2 yields MTEYIRSMRTLGQALGSGAEGPVNDTVLPSAEETRPDYVLFALVSIFCVLGLLGIMICNFLKKKGCCCNAKKDPVDTEASTPQREGNNDDLNEDTISVIVHLITEKKENAAALEELLQEYERKQMALSKVSSIKFLMRSPLSSFCSLPRLIPHQSHLHTISGLSGLAPKHGYCCSRCAQKKWPAVLVPPLDSLKDPLKPPQTLISTLQTSTEEKRDPLMSGICVNTQCTQTVVPNMVQESVEGIEAKEWTEGGLKVLSVGRFKVAQIPEYKLVIEETKAPSQEQRKSLFGGILFSSSSLAGLMR; encoded by the exons A TGACTGAATACATCAGAAGCATGCGCACATTGGGGCAAGCCTTGGGAAGTGGCGCTGAAGGGCCAGTCAATGACACAGTTCTGCCCAGCGCTGAGGAGACCAGACCCGATTATGTGCTGTTCGCTTTAGTGTCTATATTCTGTGTTCTGGGCCTGCTGGGTATCATGATTTGCAACTTCTTGAAGAAGAAGGGATGCTGCTGCAATGCCAAGAAGGATCCGGTTGATACGGAGGCTTCCACACCTCAGAGAGAAG GTAATAATGACGACCTGAATGAAGATACTATCAGTGTTATTGTTCACCTGATTACTGAGAAAAAAG AGAATGCTGCTGCTTTAGAAGAACTGCTGCAAGAGTATGAACGCAAACAGATGGCTCTTAGCAAAGTGTCATCAATCAA GTTCCTCATGCGGTCTCCACTGTCTTCATTTTGCTCCCTGCCCAGACTTATCCCCCATCAGTCGCACCTCCACACCATCTCTGGCCTCTCTGGCTTAGCACCAAAGCACGGCTACTGTTGCTCCCGATGTGCCCAAAAGAAATGGCCCGCTGTACTCGTACCCCCTCTGGATTCCCTTAAAGATCCCCTTAAACCCCCACAGACCCTTATTTCCACCCTGCAAACGTCTACCGAGGAGAAGCGGGACCCCCTAATGTCAGGAATTTGTGTTAACACTCAGTGTACACAAACCGTGGTGCCAAATATGGTGCAGGAGAGCGTGGAGGGCATTGAGGCAAAGGAATGGACAGAGGGAGGGCTGAAAGTTCTCTCTGTGGGAAG ATTTAAAGTAGCTCAGATCCCTGAATACAAACTCGTCATAGAGGAAACGAAGGCACCATCCCAGGAGCAACGCAAGTCCCTTTTTGGTGGGATTCTGTTTTCTTCGTCTTCGTTAGCAGGCCTCATGAG GTGA
- the relt gene encoding tumor necrosis factor receptor superfamily member 19L isoform X1: MLSLETVYLAKVGSASIKKTCVKMTEYIRSMRTLGQALGSGAEGPVNDTVLPSAEETRPDYVLFALVSIFCVLGLLGIMICNFLKKKGCCCNAKKDPVDTEASTPQREGNNDDLNEDTISVIVHLITEKKENAAALEELLQEYERKQMALSKVSSIKFLMRSPLSSFCSLPRLIPHQSHLHTISGLSGLAPKHGYCCSRCAQKKWPAVLVPPLDSLKDPLKPPQTLISTLQTSTEEKRDPLMSGICVNTQCTQTVVPNMVQESVEGIEAKEWTEGGLKVLSVGRFKVAQIPEYKLVIEETKAPSQEQRKSLFGGILFSSSSLAGLMR, encoded by the exons ATGCTGTCTCTGGAGACTGTCTACCTGG CCAAAGTAGGAAGTGCTTCAATCAAAAAAACTTGTGTGAAGA TGACTGAATACATCAGAAGCATGCGCACATTGGGGCAAGCCTTGGGAAGTGGCGCTGAAGGGCCAGTCAATGACACAGTTCTGCCCAGCGCTGAGGAGACCAGACCCGATTATGTGCTGTTCGCTTTAGTGTCTATATTCTGTGTTCTGGGCCTGCTGGGTATCATGATTTGCAACTTCTTGAAGAAGAAGGGATGCTGCTGCAATGCCAAGAAGGATCCGGTTGATACGGAGGCTTCCACACCTCAGAGAGAAG GTAATAATGACGACCTGAATGAAGATACTATCAGTGTTATTGTTCACCTGATTACTGAGAAAAAAG AGAATGCTGCTGCTTTAGAAGAACTGCTGCAAGAGTATGAACGCAAACAGATGGCTCTTAGCAAAGTGTCATCAATCAA GTTCCTCATGCGGTCTCCACTGTCTTCATTTTGCTCCCTGCCCAGACTTATCCCCCATCAGTCGCACCTCCACACCATCTCTGGCCTCTCTGGCTTAGCACCAAAGCACGGCTACTGTTGCTCCCGATGTGCCCAAAAGAAATGGCCCGCTGTACTCGTACCCCCTCTGGATTCCCTTAAAGATCCCCTTAAACCCCCACAGACCCTTATTTCCACCCTGCAAACGTCTACCGAGGAGAAGCGGGACCCCCTAATGTCAGGAATTTGTGTTAACACTCAGTGTACACAAACCGTGGTGCCAAATATGGTGCAGGAGAGCGTGGAGGGCATTGAGGCAAAGGAATGGACAGAGGGAGGGCTGAAAGTTCTCTCTGTGGGAAG ATTTAAAGTAGCTCAGATCCCTGAATACAAACTCGTCATAGAGGAAACGAAGGCACCATCCCAGGAGCAACGCAAGTCCCTTTTTGGTGGGATTCTGTTTTCTTCGTCTTCGTTAGCAGGCCTCATGAG GTGA